The following are from one region of the Paraglaciecola sp. L1A13 genome:
- a CDS encoding dipeptidase, which produces MYKLNKQFVSVALGLLMCQSAGAVTLEEATAIQRQLVTLDTHLDTPANLVVPGFDILERHSYGHDFSQVDVPRMQEGALDGGFWAIYSPQGELSKIGYEQSRDTALLRALAIRTMVTANPEIFEFATQASDAQEIKKNAKHIVYMSMENSYPLGTDISLLETFYKFGLRMTGPVHFKNNQFGDSSTDPDGPKWDGLSPLGEQLVVEANRLGIVLDGSHAHDETVKDMIRLSKTPIILSHTGSKAIYDHPRNVDDELLKMLAASGGVIQMNAYSEYLEALPADPERKEAFKGLMKLVKDGSDREIILEKRREIEHEHPAVKASFEVYMKHFLHALKVVGPEHVGIGADWDGGGGVDGMMDVVNLPMITQRLLDEGYSKEDLANIWGANALRVLQQAQDYAANVKAKK; this is translated from the coding sequence ATGTATAAATTGAACAAACAGTTCGTGTCAGTAGCACTTGGCTTGTTGATGTGCCAGTCTGCGGGGGCTGTCACCCTTGAAGAGGCAACCGCTATACAGCGCCAACTAGTGACTTTGGATACGCATTTGGATACGCCTGCTAATCTTGTCGTGCCAGGCTTTGATATTCTTGAGCGTCACTCCTATGGGCATGACTTCTCACAAGTCGATGTCCCCAGAATGCAGGAAGGCGCATTAGACGGCGGATTTTGGGCCATATACTCGCCCCAAGGTGAGTTAAGCAAAATAGGCTACGAGCAAAGCCGTGATACTGCATTGTTGCGTGCATTAGCGATCCGTACCATGGTGACCGCGAATCCTGAAATATTTGAATTTGCAACGCAAGCTAGTGATGCTCAAGAGATAAAAAAGAACGCCAAGCACATTGTATATATGAGCATGGAAAATTCGTATCCCTTGGGCACGGATATCAGCTTGCTGGAGACCTTTTATAAGTTTGGTCTGCGAATGACGGGGCCGGTACATTTTAAAAATAATCAATTTGGAGATAGTTCTACAGATCCTGATGGACCTAAATGGGATGGTTTGTCACCTTTAGGTGAGCAGTTAGTCGTTGAAGCTAATCGACTTGGCATTGTACTAGACGGTTCACATGCACATGATGAAACGGTGAAAGACATGATCCGCTTGTCAAAAACACCGATTATCTTGTCGCATACAGGGAGTAAAGCCATTTACGATCATCCGCGTAATGTTGACGATGAGTTGCTTAAAATGCTCGCTGCATCAGGCGGTGTTATTCAAATGAACGCCTACAGTGAATACCTAGAAGCATTGCCTGCTGATCCTGAGCGTAAAGAAGCATTTAAAGGTTTAATGAAGTTGGTAAAAGACGGTAGCGATCGTGAAATCATCCTTGAAAAACGGCGTGAAATTGAGCATGAGCATCCTGCGGTGAAAGCCTCATTTGAGGTCTACATGAAACACTTTTTACACGCTTTAAAAGTCGTCGGGCCTGAACATGTGGGTATAGGTGCTGACTGGGATGGCGGTGGTGGAGTTGATGGCATGATGGATGTGGTTAATTTGCCAATGATTACCCAGCGCTTATTAGATGAGGGCTACAGCAAAGAAGACCTGGCAAATATTTGGGGTGCCAATG